Proteins co-encoded in one Setaria viridis chromosome 9, Setaria_viridis_v4.0, whole genome shotgun sequence genomic window:
- the LOC117838318 gene encoding uncharacterized protein isoform X1 produces MAPAPPEDFQCAANGNCAAPPRKPPPAPAAGDGELRWLRRCVEAAGKGFAIGAGLKGGLALFSVLVRIRSRRSPRSRKAGAMTNEEAVVLALKETVRYGLFLGTFAGSYVSVDEYIAAVWGRKRTARWRSLLAGLIAGPSMLLTGPGTQHTSLAIYILMRAAVLASRCGIKSKRFGKICKPLTWSNGDIFLMCLASAQILSAYILKQDSLPSSYKSFLNKHGGKDLTILQGVKDIVNHTAISNLAGIEKYYKSVGVDIKLDPNMKVPCPIVHGNQSCTGHVFSFLLQAYGRAVPVYVPVYLVPALVVHRQHLMKSPSTILGKSLLGIARSSLFLSVYCASAWAWTCLLFRTFQSANTPLVILGTFPTGLALFIEKKSRRIEISLYCLARAIESFFTCMTDAGLCPPILQIKRADVVVFSIATSIIMHCYAQEREVFRSKYLNVLDWVFGVPPPLDNEGESGYQPDDEAKKCQ; encoded by the exons ATGGCCCCCGCCCCGCCGGAGGATTTCCAATGCGCGGCGAACGGCAACTGCGCCGCCCCGCCGAGGAAGCCCCCGCCAGCGCCTGCCGCCGGGGACGGCGAGCTCCGGTGGCTCCGGCGgtgcgtggaggcggcggggaagggCTTCGCCATCGGCGCGGGGCTCAAGGGCGGCCTCGCGCTCTTCTCCGTCCTCGTCCGCATCCGCAGCCGCCGCTCCCCCAGATCGAGGAAAGCGGGAGCGATGACCAacgaggaggcggtggtgctggcTCTGAAGGAGACGGTGAGGTACGGCCTGTTCCTGGGGACCTTCGCCGGCAGCTACGTCTCCGTCGACGAGTACATCGCCGCCGTCTGGGGACGTAAGAG AACAGCAAGGTGGAGGTCACTCTTAGCTGGGTTGATTGCTGGTCCTTCTATGCTCCTGACAGGACCAGGAACTCAACATACTAGTTTGGCTATATACATTCTCATGCGTGCAGCAGTACTTGCATCTCGTTGTGGAATAAAGAGCAAAAGATTTGGAAAGATCTGTAAACCTTTGACTTGGTCAAATGGTGATATCTTCCTTATGTGCCTTGCATCTGCACAAATTTT GTCAGCGTACATTTTAAAGCAGGACAGTTTGCCATCATCGTATAAATCATTTCTAAATAAGCATGGTGGAAAAGATCTTACTATTTTGCAAGGTGTGAAGGATATAGTCAACCACACTGCTATCAGTAACTTAGCGGGTATCGAGAAGTACTACAAATCTGTTGGTGTTGATATAAAGTTAGATCCAAACATGAAAGTGCCTTGCCCA ATTGTGCATGGTAATCAATCATGTACAGGACATGTCTTTTCATTTTTGTTACAAGCATATGGAAGAGCAGTTCCTGTATATGTTCCTGTATACTTAGTTCCAGCACTAGTAGTTCATCGGCAGCATCTCATGAAAAG TCCTTCCACAATTTTAGGGAAGAGTCTTCTAGGGATAGCAAGATCTAGCCTGTTTCTCTCAGTATATTGTGCATCCGCATG GGCTTGGACCTGCCTGCTTTTTAGAACCTTCCAGAGTGCAAATACCCCTCTTGTTATACTTGGCACG TTTCCAACAGGTTTGGCACTGTTTATCGAGAAGAAGAGCAGAAGAATTGAGATATCCCTGTATTGCCTTGCCAGAGCCATCGAGAGCTTTTTCACATGCATGACTGATGCAGGACTCTGCCCACCAATACTGCAGATAAAGCGAGCCGATGTAGTCGTGTTCAGTATAGCTACCTCAATCATTATGCATTGCTATGCACAGGAAAGAGAAGTATTCCGGTCCAAGTACCTGAATGTGCTCGACTGGGTATTTGGTGTGCCACCGCCCCTCGACAACGAGGGTGAAAGTGGCTATCAACCAGATGATGAAGCCAAAAAGTGCCAGTGA
- the LOC117838318 gene encoding uncharacterized protein isoform X2 has product MLLTGPGTQHTSLAIYILMRAAVLASRCGIKSKRFGKICKPLTWSNGDIFLMCLASAQILSAYILKQDSLPSSYKSFLNKHGGKDLTILQGVKDIVNHTAISNLAGIEKYYKSVGVDIKLDPNMKVPCPIVHGNQSCTGHVFSFLLQAYGRAVPVYVPVYLVPALVVHRQHLMKSPSTILGKSLLGIARSSLFLSVYCASAWAWTCLLFRTFQSANTPLVILGTFPTGLALFIEKKSRRIEISLYCLARAIESFFTCMTDAGLCPPILQIKRADVVVFSIATSIIMHCYAQEREVFRSKYLNVLDWVFGVPPPLDNEGESGYQPDDEAKKCQ; this is encoded by the exons ATGCTCCTGACAGGACCAGGAACTCAACATACTAGTTTGGCTATATACATTCTCATGCGTGCAGCAGTACTTGCATCTCGTTGTGGAATAAAGAGCAAAAGATTTGGAAAGATCTGTAAACCTTTGACTTGGTCAAATGGTGATATCTTCCTTATGTGCCTTGCATCTGCACAAATTTT GTCAGCGTACATTTTAAAGCAGGACAGTTTGCCATCATCGTATAAATCATTTCTAAATAAGCATGGTGGAAAAGATCTTACTATTTTGCAAGGTGTGAAGGATATAGTCAACCACACTGCTATCAGTAACTTAGCGGGTATCGAGAAGTACTACAAATCTGTTGGTGTTGATATAAAGTTAGATCCAAACATGAAAGTGCCTTGCCCA ATTGTGCATGGTAATCAATCATGTACAGGACATGTCTTTTCATTTTTGTTACAAGCATATGGAAGAGCAGTTCCTGTATATGTTCCTGTATACTTAGTTCCAGCACTAGTAGTTCATCGGCAGCATCTCATGAAAAG TCCTTCCACAATTTTAGGGAAGAGTCTTCTAGGGATAGCAAGATCTAGCCTGTTTCTCTCAGTATATTGTGCATCCGCATG GGCTTGGACCTGCCTGCTTTTTAGAACCTTCCAGAGTGCAAATACCCCTCTTGTTATACTTGGCACG TTTCCAACAGGTTTGGCACTGTTTATCGAGAAGAAGAGCAGAAGAATTGAGATATCCCTGTATTGCCTTGCCAGAGCCATCGAGAGCTTTTTCACATGCATGACTGATGCAGGACTCTGCCCACCAATACTGCAGATAAAGCGAGCCGATGTAGTCGTGTTCAGTATAGCTACCTCAATCATTATGCATTGCTATGCACAGGAAAGAGAAGTATTCCGGTCCAAGTACCTGAATGTGCTCGACTGGGTATTTGGTGTGCCACCGCCCCTCGACAACGAGGGTGAAAGTGGCTATCAACCAGATGATGAAGCCAAAAAGTGCCAGTGA
- the LOC117838320 gene encoding ubiquitin carboxyl-terminal hydrolase 3, protein MGAASSRLEKALGEQFPEGERYFGLENFGNTCYCNSVLQALYFCVPFRDQLLEYYASNKSTGDVEENMLTCLADLFSQISNQKKKTGVIAPKRFIQRLKKQNEIFRSYMHQDAHEFLNFLLNELVDILEKEHNAARESLQNLSLQKNSNGPINGLPNGCHKESAATWVHKCFQGILTNETRCLRCETVTDRDETFFDLSLDIEQNSSITSCLKNFSSTETLNAEDKFFCDKCCSLQEAQKRMKIKKPPNILVIHLKRFKYIEQLQRYKKLSYRVVFPLELKLLNTVDNSDLEYSLFAVVVHVGSGPNHGHYISLVKSHNHWLFFDDENVEMTDESMVQAFFGSPQEFSGNTDNGYILFYESLAEKS, encoded by the exons atgggcGCGGCGAGCTCCAGGCTGGAGAAGGCGCTGGGCGAGCAGTTCCCCGAGGGCGAGCGCTACTTCGGCCTCGAGAACTTCGGCAACACCTGCTACTGCAACAGCGTCCTGCAG GCACTTTATTTTTGTGTTCCTTTCCGTGATCAATTGCTGGAGTACTATGCAAGCAATAAAAGCACCGGAGATGTTGAAGAGAACATGCTAACCTGCCTGGCTGATCTGTTCTCTCAG ATCAGTaatcagaagaagaaaactggAGTCATTGCTCCTAAGCGTTTTATACAACGATTGAAGAAACAGAATGAAATTTTCCGCAGTTATATGCATCAG GATGCTCACGAGTTTCTGAATTTTTTACTGAATGAGCTCGTTGACATTCTAGAGAAGGAACATAATGCTGCAAGAGAGTCCCTTCAAAATCTCTCATTGCAAAAGAATTCCAATGGCCCTATTAATGGCCTACCCAATGGCTGTCACAAAGAATCAGCTGCTACATGGGTCCATAAATGCTTCCAG GGAATATTGACTAATGAAACAAGATGTCTGAGATGTGAAACTGTGACTGATAGAGATGAAACATTTTTTGACCTGAGCCTGGACATTGAACAGAATAGTTCAATCACGAGCTGTCTTAAGAACTTCAGCTCGACAGAGACTTTGAATGCCGAGGATAAGTTCTTCTGTGACAAATGTTGCAG TTTACAGGAAGCTCAGAAAAGAATGAAGATAAAGAAACCACCAAACATCCTGGTAATTCATCTCAAGCGTTTCAAGTATATTGAGCAACTTCAGCGCTACAAGAAGCTATCATATCGAGTGGTTTTCCCGCTGGAGCTTAAACTTCTCAACACTGTTGACAACTCAGACTTGGAATACTCCCTTTTTGCTGTGGTAGTTCATGTTGGAAGTGGGCCAAATCATGGCCACTATATCAGCTTGGTTAAGAGCCACAATCATTGGTTATTCTTCGATGATGAGAATGTTGAGATGACTGACGAGTCCATGGTACAGGCATTCTTTGGCTCACCACAAGAGTTCAGTGGCAACACTGATAATGGCTACATTCTCTTCTATGAAAGCCTTGCAGAAAAAAGTTGA
- the LOC117839489 gene encoding uncharacterized protein, giving the protein MGRVSCFAGLLGGRRKASKGKNKGAYAKKVNGNDCPKVKPVEFLDMADTVDVSRRGDNVPACNSKFVVGSATGLARRGSGENGDKAAIKRGCSSGADLVVVAGAGSSGYDSNGTGKSAKSVEPDAGESSRVGRMFPTPTASPKLKRSCSNIETTTRSSTPPKGFEFDLPAKSRSYNDLNAVPPARSTTPSGAPDASPAASVRTSCSADRVMLKKRSSRQVLPSRSRRLWWQLFLWSHRNLHRAGAAMPALPSAAEAPHQHDGYTSDTLDAITMATADAKDKDAAAVEEDPIPSQWVAFSAEASSPLDRVSAWVNSLGDGSFHAVDEEEDATEHDVAAVARPQPQCSEIVELPAAGKRHNPQARRRAADEAANQASSIVHTLNVFSSVAHISGMGLKAVPAIAAFSTLRAVNLSGNLIVQVAPGSLPKGLHSLDLSRNKIATIEGLRELTRLRVLNLSYNRISRIGHGLSGCTAIRELYLAGNKISDVEGLHRLLKLAVLDVGFNRITTAKSLGQLVANYASLRALNLLGNPVQAATGDDTLRRAVSGLLPRIEYLNRQAVKPQRAREVAKDSVAQAALGNGGGWSSRRRTARRVTQSPGPSSRSRGRDGGSSRRGSRSRSKTRRNQGTSLSISRR; this is encoded by the exons ATGGGCAGGGTGAGCTGCTTCGCCGGCCTGCTCGGCGGCAGGAGGAAGGCATCGAAG GGTAAGAACAAGGGCGCATACGCCAAGAAAGTTAATGGCAATGACTGCCCCAAGGTGAAGCCGGTGGAGTTCTTGGACATGGCGGACACTGTCGACGTCAGCAGACGCGGCGACAACGTCCCTGCATGCAACAGTAAGTTTGTCGTTGGCTCAGCCACAGGGTTGGCACGCCGTGGCAGTGGCGAGAACGGCGACAAGGCCGCAATTAAGAGGGGCTGCTCGTCTGGCGCtgacctcgtcgtcgtcgccggcgccggctcgtCCGGTTACGACAGCAACGGAACAGGCAAAAGCGCCAAGAGCGTCGAGCCGGACGCCGGCGAGTCCTCCAGGGTCGGCCGCATGTTCccgacgccgacggcgtcgcCGAAGCTGAAGCGCTCGTGCTCCAACATcgagacgacgacgaggtcgTCCACGCCACCGAAAGGGTTCGAGTTCGACCTGCCGGCGAAGTCGCGCTCCTACAACGACCTGAACGCCGTGCCTCCCGCGAGGTCGACCACCCCCAGCGGCGCGCCGGACGCGAGCCCGGCGGCGTCCGTGAGGACGTCGTGCTCCGCCGACCGCGTCATGCTGAAGAAGCGGTCGTCGAGGCAGGTGCTCCCGTCCCGGAGCCGGAGGCTGTGGTGGCAGCTGTTCCTGTGGAGCCACCGCAACCTGcaccgcgcgggcgcggccatGCCCGCGctgccgtcggcggcggaggcgccgcacCAGCACGACGGGTACACGTCCGACACGCTGGACGCGATCACCATGGCCACCGCGGACGCGAAGGacaaggacgccgccgccgtggaggaggacCCGATACCGAGCCAGTGGGTCGCCTTCTCAGCGGAGGCCTCGTCGCCGCTGGACCGGGTCAGCGCGTGGGTGAACAGCCTCGGGGACGGCTCGTTCCACGCcgtcgacgaggaggaggacgccacggagcacgacgtcgccgccgtcgctcgcccGCAACCGCAATGCTCTGAGATCGTGGAGCTGCCCGCGGCCGGCAAGAGGCACAACCCGCaagcgaggcggcgcgcggcggacgAGGCCGCCAACCAGGCGAGCAGCATCGTGCACACGCTCAACGTGTTCTCCTCCGTCGCCCACATCTCCGGCATGGGGCTCAAGGCCGTCCCGGCGATCGCCGCGTTCTCCACCCTCCGGGCAGTCAATCTGTCTGGCAACTTGATTG TTCAAGTCGCCCCCGGATCGTTGCCCAAAGGCCTGCACTCGCTCGATCTGTCGAGGAACAAGATCGCCACCATCGAGGGGCTACGGGAGCTGACGAGGCTGCGCGTGCTCAACCTCAGCTACAACCGGATCTCACGGATCGGGCATG GCTTGTCGGGCTGCACGGCGATCAGGGAGCTGTACCTGGCCGGGAACAAGATCAGCGACGTGGAGGGGCTGCACCGCCTGCTGAAGCTGGCCGTCCTGGACGTGGGCTTCAACCGGATCACCACGGCCAAGTCCCTGGGCCAGCTCGTGGCCAACTACGCCTCGCTGCGGGCGCTCAACCTGCTGGGCAACCCGGTGCAGGCCGCCACCGGCGACGACACGCTCCGGAGGGCCGTGTCCGGCCTCCTCCCGCGGATCGAGTACCTCAACAGGCAGGCCGTGAAGCCGCAGCGCGCTCGGGAGGTGGCCAAGGACAGCGTCGCGCAGGCCGCGCTCGGgaacggcggcgggtggagctcgcggaggcggacggcgcggcgggtCACCCAGAGCCCCGGGCCGTCGAGCAGGAGCCGGGGCAGGGACGGGGGCAGCAGCCGCAGGGGCAGCAGGAGCAGGTCCAAGACGAGAAGGAACCAGGGCACCAGCCTCTCGATCTCGAGGAGGTGA
- the LOC117839490 gene encoding ras-related protein Rab11D, whose amino-acid sequence MAGAGEKVDYVFKVVLIGDSAVGKSQILARFARNEFSLDSKATIGVEFQTRTLVIDHRSVKAQIWDTAGQERYRAVTSAYYRGALGALLVYDITRRQSFDHIPRWLDELRAHADKNIVIMLVGNKSDLEEQRAVSTEDAKEFAEKENLFFLETSALQATNVESAFQTVLTEIFKIHSKKNMVSEPKSNGAAPAMPGKKVLVPGPAQEIPKSKCCSSM is encoded by the exons ATGGCGGGGGCCGGGGAGAAGGTGGACTACGTCTTCAAGGTGGTGCTGATCGGCGACTCGGCGGTGGGCAAGTCGCAGATCCTTGCCCGCTTCGCCCGCAACGAGTTCAGCCTCGACTCCAAGGCCACCATCGGGGTCGAGTTCCAGACCCGCACCCTCGTCATCGACCACAGAAGCGTCAAGGCCCAGATCTGGGACACCGCCGGCCAGGAGAG GTACAGGGCTGTGACAAGCGCATATTACAGAGGGGCACTGGGAGCTCTTCTAGTCTATGACATCACCAGGCGCCAAAGCTTTGATCATATACCTCGGTGGCTAGATGAACTCCGTGCCCACGCCGACAAGAACATAGTGATAATGCTAGTTGGCAACAAGAGCGATCTTGAGGAGCAGCGAGCCGTGAGTACTGAGGATGCCAAGGAGTTCGCCGAGAAGGAGAACCTCTTCTTTCTGGAGACCTCCGCACTCCAGGCAACAAACGTAGAGAGTGCTTTCCAAACTGTCTTGACAGAAATTTTCAAAATCCACAGCAAGAAGAACATGGTGTCCGAGCCAAAGAGCAATGGGGCTGCCCCAGCAATGCCAGGCAAGAAGGTCCTTGTCCCAGGTCCGGCGCAGGAAATCCCTAAGAGCAAGTGTTGTAGTTCCATGTGA
- the LOC117838040 gene encoding 2-carboxy-1,4-naphthoquinone phytyltransferase, chloroplastic isoform X1: MPLAGIALAPFLLVTPLAPSPRRSCVATAAARRPSALRRARCSATAASGEAEEFGELSRATLLWRAAKLPIYSVALVPLTVGSASAYHHAGLFFARRYFTILAAAVLVITWLNLSNDVFDSDTGADKNKKESVVNIIGSRAVTQNAANVSLLLGFVGLFWAFAEAGDARFIFLVMCAIFCGYVYQGLGEPLCFAAFGPLATTAFYFSNSSVNISSGKVVLPLTKTVVASSVLVGLTTTLILFCSHFHQIDGDLAVGKMSPLVRVGTEAGSRIVAVAIAMLYILLAAFGISKALPSACTVLCGLTLPVGKLVVDYVLKNHEDNAKIFMAKYYCVRLHALFGMALASGLVLARNGVLA, from the exons ATGCCGCTCGCCGGAATAGCCCTCGCGCCTTTTCTCCTGGTCACTCCCCTCGCGCCTTCCCCTCGCCGTAGCTGCGTTGCCACTGCCGCGGCGAGAAGGCCAAGCGCTCTTCGGCGTGCTCGGTGCTCGGCTACAGCAGCTTCCGGTGAAGCCGAGGAGTTCGGCGAGCTGTCACGCGCGACGTTACTCTGGAGGGCGGCGAAGCTGCCCATATACTCCGTGGCGCTTGTGCCACTCACG GTAGGGAGCGCTTCTGCTTATCATCACGCAGGGCTATTCTTTGCCAGACGCTACTTCACTATCTTGGCAGCGGCAGTCCTTGTGATCACTTGGCTCAATCTGAG CAATGATGTCTTTGATTCGGATACTGGGGCTGATAAGAACAAGAAAGAATCTGTTGTTAACATTATTGGCAG TCGAGCTGTGACACAAAATGCTGCAAATGTTTCTCTTTTACTCGGCTTTGTGGGGCTATTTTGGGCCTTTGCAGAAGCCGGGGATGCTAGATTCATTTTCTTGGTGATGTGTGCAATCTTCTGTGGTTATGTTTATCAG GGACTAGGTGAGCCCTTGTGTTTTGCTGCTTTTGGTCCATTGGCAACCACAGCTTTCTACTTCTCAAACAGCAGCGTAAATATTTCAAG TGGAAAGGTGGTGCTCCCTCTCACCAAAACAGTCGTAGCTTCATCAGTCCTAGTTGGGTTGACAACTACTTTGATACTCTTCTGCAGCCATTTTCATCAG ATTGATGGAGATCTTGCTGTTGGAAAGATGTCTCCCCTG GTAAGAGTTGGCACTGAAGCAGGATCACGAATAGTGGCGGTTGCTATTGCCATGCTTTACATTCTTTTGGCTGCATTTGGCATAAGCAAAGCTCTTCCATCAGCTTGCACT GTCCTTTGTGGACTTACTCTGCCTGTGGGCAAATTGGTTGTGGACTATGTGCTGAAAAATCACGAG GACAATGCCAAGATTTTCATGGCGAAGTACTACTGTGTGCGGTTGCATGCTCTGTTTGGGATGGCGCTGGCTTCTGGTTTGGTCTTGGCCCGAAATGGTGTACTAGCCTGA
- the LOC117838040 gene encoding 2-carboxy-1,4-naphthoquinone phytyltransferase, chloroplastic isoform X2 translates to MPLAGIALAPFLLVTPLAPSPRRSCVATAAARRPSALRRARCSATAASGEAEEFGELSRATLLWRAAKLPIYSVALVPLTVGSASAYHHAGLFFARRYFTILAAAVLVITWLNLSNDVFDSDTGADKNKKESVVNIIGSRAVTQNAANVSLLLGFVGLFWAFAEAGDARFIFLVMCAIFCGYVYQCPPFRLSYQGLGEPLCFAAFGPLATTAFYFSNSSVNISSGKVVLPLTKTVVASSVLVGLTTTLILFCSHFHQIDGDLAVGKMSPLVRVGTEAGSRIVAVAIAMLYILLAAFGISKALPSACTVLCGLTLPVGKLVVDYVLKNHEDNAKIFMAKYYCVRLHALFGMALASGLVLARNGVLA, encoded by the exons ATGCCGCTCGCCGGAATAGCCCTCGCGCCTTTTCTCCTGGTCACTCCCCTCGCGCCTTCCCCTCGCCGTAGCTGCGTTGCCACTGCCGCGGCGAGAAGGCCAAGCGCTCTTCGGCGTGCTCGGTGCTCGGCTACAGCAGCTTCCGGTGAAGCCGAGGAGTTCGGCGAGCTGTCACGCGCGACGTTACTCTGGAGGGCGGCGAAGCTGCCCATATACTCCGTGGCGCTTGTGCCACTCACG GTAGGGAGCGCTTCTGCTTATCATCACGCAGGGCTATTCTTTGCCAGACGCTACTTCACTATCTTGGCAGCGGCAGTCCTTGTGATCACTTGGCTCAATCTGAG CAATGATGTCTTTGATTCGGATACTGGGGCTGATAAGAACAAGAAAGAATCTGTTGTTAACATTATTGGCAG TCGAGCTGTGACACAAAATGCTGCAAATGTTTCTCTTTTACTCGGCTTTGTGGGGCTATTTTGGGCCTTTGCAGAAGCCGGGGATGCTAGATTCATTTTCTTGGTGATGTGTGCAATCTTCTGTGGTTATGTTTATCAG TGTCCTCCATTTCGATTAAGTTATCAGGGACTAGGTGAGCCCTTGTGTTTTGCTGCTTTTGGTCCATTGGCAACCACAGCTTTCTACTTCTCAAACAGCAGCGTAAATATTTCAAG TGGAAAGGTGGTGCTCCCTCTCACCAAAACAGTCGTAGCTTCATCAGTCCTAGTTGGGTTGACAACTACTTTGATACTCTTCTGCAGCCATTTTCATCAG ATTGATGGAGATCTTGCTGTTGGAAAGATGTCTCCCCTG GTAAGAGTTGGCACTGAAGCAGGATCACGAATAGTGGCGGTTGCTATTGCCATGCTTTACATTCTTTTGGCTGCATTTGGCATAAGCAAAGCTCTTCCATCAGCTTGCACT GTCCTTTGTGGACTTACTCTGCCTGTGGGCAAATTGGTTGTGGACTATGTGCTGAAAAATCACGAG GACAATGCCAAGATTTTCATGGCGAAGTACTACTGTGTGCGGTTGCATGCTCTGTTTGGGATGGCGCTGGCTTCTGGTTTGGTCTTGGCCCGAAATGGTGTACTAGCCTGA
- the LOC117838042 gene encoding uncharacterized protein: MVMDKPNLPQPPPPSSASTAASSLKSLNKASYKISKQLSSTSASSAPASASASSMRAPSPPPPQPPRPSPPLPPPPPAQASSIPADHPPPQPPVYNIDKSDFRDVVQKLTGSPSHLLPPQAPAAPAAAAAAMAPPPPIMAPPPPPIMAPPPPPTAIPSRLHRIRPPPLAPPRPVPILPPPPPALSPLPPLPAVCMTAESPISAYMRRLRGMPSPIHVPTSPLGFGCLPSPRTPPSPGVAMPATSPRVRDP, encoded by the coding sequence ATGGTCATGGACAAGCCCAAcctcccgcagccgccgccaccgtcctcgGCATCCACCGCCGCATCCTCGCTCAAGTCCCTCAACAAGGCCTCCTACAAGATCTCCAAGCAGTtgtcctccacctccgcctcttCCGCTCCCGCATCCGCTTCCGCTTCCTCGATGAGGgcgccttccccgccgccgccgcagcctccccGCCCGTCTCCTCcgctcccaccgccgccaccggcgcagGCGTCGTCCATCCCCGCCGACCACCCGCCTCCCCAGCCCCCGGTCTACAACATCGACAAGTCCGACTTCCGCGACGTCGTGCAGAAGCTCACCGGCTCCCCGTCCCACCTCCTCCCGCCCcaggccccggccgcccccgccgctgccgccgcggccatggcgccACCTCCGCCCATCATGgcgcctcccccgcctcccatcatggcgcctccgccgccgccaacggcgATACCCTCCCGCCTCCACCgcatccggccgccgccgctggccccgccgcgcccggtgcccatcctgccgccgcccccgccggcgctctccccgctcccgccgctcccggcgGTCTGCATGACCGCGGAGTCGCCCATCTCCGCCTACATGCGCCGCCTCCGCGGGATGCCCTCGCCGATCCACGTGCCAACGTCGCCGCTCGGATTCGGCTGCCTGCCCtcgccgcggacgccgccgtcgcccggcgTGGCGATGCCGGCCACCAGCCCCCGCGTCCGCGACCCGTGA